The Pangasianodon hypophthalmus isolate fPanHyp1 chromosome 5, fPanHyp1.pri, whole genome shotgun sequence genome includes a window with the following:
- the LOC117597442 gene encoding weak toxin DE-1-like, whose translation MKMLLVTLALALLLTSGSALQCHRCLPGVPCTIETCKSGQDTCIATRLVTGHGSFVGKRCLTQAQCSDYQKSSKFPAKCCGTDLCNNVVP comes from the exons ATGAAGATGCTGCTTGTGACTCTGGCTCTTGCCCTTCTGCTGACCAGTG GTTCTGCGCTTCAATGTCACAGGTGTTTACCAGGGGTACCATGTACTATTGAAACCTGCAAGAGTGGTCAAGACACCTGTATCGCCACAAGGCTGGTTACCGGACATG GTTCATTTGTTGGAAAGAGATGCTTGACTCAGGCTCAGTGTTCCGATTACCAGAAATCTTCTAAATTTCCAGCCAAGTGCTGTGGGACGGATCTTTGCAATAATGTAGTTCCATGA